GCCCGCGCCGGCTGCGGGTATCGGCCACACGGCCCAGCGGAATGCCGCACACGGTATAGAACAGAGCGAACGACAGGCCCATCAGCAGGCTCATCTGCGTGTCATTGATCGCCAAATCGCGACGAATGGGCTCGACCAGCAAGTTGAGAATCTGCCGATCAACGAAGGACAGGACATACGCCACCATCAGGATGGCAACAGTGGTCCAGGCTCGGGCACTGGAGGGATAGCCGTTATTGTTGTTATGCACGGACGCTCTCCTCGGCACCGCAGAACGCGATGCGCGACGGTTGAAAGAAGCGCCAGCTTAGGACGATATAAACGGCAGTGAGTATCGCTCGAAGGTGTTATCAGATCGGCGAATGCTTCATACCCGCCGAGGCGAATGGCTCGCCCCGACGGTCAACAGTCCCTCAGACCATAACGGGCGCGCGCTCGCACAACACCTTCAATGCCGCCGCCCAGTCAGGATGATCGTTCAGGCAGGGGACCAGCTGCAGGCTTTCGCCACCGGCTTCGACGAACTGCTCGCGGCCACGGTCACCGATCTCCTCCAGGGTTTCGATGCAGTCGGCGACGAAGGCCGGACACATCACCAGCAGTTTCTTCACGCCCTGCGCCGCCAGCTCGTCGAGACGCGTCTCGGTGTAGGGCTCGATCCACTTGGCGCGCCCCAGGCGCGACTGGAAGCTCACCGACCACTGTTCCGGGCGCAGGCCCATGCGCTGAGCGAACAGCTCGGCGCTGCGCAGGCATTGCGCGCGGTAGCAGTTGGCGAGTACCGCGGGCGAAGCGCTGCGGCAGCAGTCGTCGCCTTTCAGGCAGTGACCGCTGGGATCGAGCTTGTGCAGGTGACGTTCCGGCAGGCCGTGGAAGCTCAGCAACAGGTGATCGAATTCCTGCTCCAGGTAAGGCTTGGCACTGGCGATCAGGGCGTCAAGATACTCCGGCTGATCGTAGAACGGCGGCAGCGTGGACAGACGCATGTCCAGCCCACGCTCACGCACCACCCGCTTGACCTCCTCGATCACCGTGGTGGTGGTGCTGTCGGCAAACTGCGGATACAGCGGCGCCAGGGTCACCTCACGAATCCCCTGCGCGGCCAGACGCTGCAGGGTCGACTCGATGGAAGGCTCGCCATAACGCATGGCCAGTTCCACCGGGCCCTGGGTCCACTGAGCCTTCATCGCTTCCCGCAGACGGCGGCTGATCACTACCAGCGGCGAACCGTCTTCCCACCAGATCGAGGCATAGGCGTGCGCCGATGCCGCAGGACGCTTGATCAGAATCAGCGACACCAGCAAACGACGCAGCGGCCAGGGCAGGTCGATGACATAGGGATCCATCAGGAACTGATTGAGGTAACGGCGAACATCGGCTACTTCGGTGGACGCGGGCGAACCCAGGTTAACCAGCAACAATGCGTGATCGGTCATGCGAAATCCTAGCTATTGATGGCCCAGCAGATCGGCTAGTGCCACATCCAGATGGGTGAAACGAAAACTGAAACCTGCCTCCAGCAGACGTGTCGGCACGGCGCGCTGACCGCCCAGCAGCAGCTCGGACATCTCGCCGAGTGCAGCGCGCAGAACGAAGGCCGGCGCCGGGAAAATGGTCGGGCGGCTCAGCGCCTGGCCCAGCGCTTTGCTGAACTCGGCATTACGCACCGGTAGCGGCGCGCAGGCATTATAAGGACCGCGAGAATCTCCGTGCTGTAAGAGAAAATCGATCAGGCCGATTTGATCGGCGATATGAATCCAGGGCATCCACTGCCGGCCATCACCAATCCGGCCGCCAACACCAAGCTTGAACGGCAACAACAAACGCTTGAGCATGCCGCCGTCAGGGCTCAGCACCAGGCCGGTGCGCACCAGCACCACACGAACCCCCAACTCCTCGGCGCGTTGTGCAGTTTCTTCCCAGGCGCCACACAACTGGGCGGCGAAATCATCAGTGACCGGCGGCGTATCCTCACTCAGCTCACGTTCACCGCCGTTGCCGTACCATCCCACCGCCGAGCCCGACAACAACACCGCTGGACGCTGTGTACGCCCCTGCAGCCAGGCCAGCAACTGCTCGGTGACCCCGATACGGCTGGACCACAGCAGCGCCTTGCGCTTGCTGCTCCAGGGGCGGTCAGCAATGGGCGCGCCGGCCAGATTGATCACCGCATCCAGTGGTTCTTCACCCAGCTCTTCAAGCCGGGCAATGCCTCGAACATCGGCCCCGCAGAGACGCGCCACCTTGCTTGGCTCACGACTCCAGACAGTCAAGCGGTGGCCCTGCTCGCTCCAGTGCGCGCAGAGCGCTCGTCCGATCAGACCGGTGCCGCCGGTCAGCAGGATATGCATGGCATCGTCCTCGCATGGCAATGGAAGAAACTTCACCTTTAGTCTGGTTCATGACGCGCATACCTGTCGCGTTTGTCCTAAACCTAAAGCAAGGGAGCGCCGCTTTCGGCGACAGCTGTACATGAAAACACTCTTGTATAGCTTTTGTCCAAACCTTAGCCTGTATAGCATTCAGCGCTGACGAGGTAACCATGAACGCACCCATCGCCATCATTGGCACCGGCATCGCGGGGCTATCCGCCGCCCAGGCCCTGCACGCCGCCGGCCAGGATATCGAACTGTTCGACAAGAGCCGTGGTAGCGGCGGGCGCATGGCGAGCAAGCGTAGTGACGCAGGCAGCCTGGATCTCGGCGCGCAATACTTCACCGCACGCGACCGCCGCTTCGTCGAGGTGGTGCAGCAATGGCAGGCGCGTGGCTGGGTCGCCGAGTGGCAACCGAGCCTGTACAACGCCCAGGACGGCCAGCTCAGCGCCTCACCTGACGAGCAACTACGCTGGGTCGGCAGCCCGCGTATGAGTGCCATCACCCGTGCCATGCTCGGCGCCCTGCCGGTCAAATTCAGTTGCCGTATCACCGAAGTGTTCCGCGGCGACCGCTACTGGAGCCTGCTCGATGCCGAAGGCAACAGCCACGGCCCCTACAGCCATGTGATCGTTGCTACGCCCGCCCCCCAAGCCAGTGCCCTATTGGCAGCCGCGCCGAAACTGGCTGGCACCGCAGCGAGCGTGATCATGGAGCCGACCTGGGCGGTGGCGCTGGGCTTCGAGCGCCCGCTTGATACCCGCGTGGAAGGCTGCTTCGTGCAAGACAGTCCGCTCGACTGGCTGGCGCGCAACCGCAGCAAACCCGGCCGCGACAACCACCTCGACACCTGGGTGCTGCACGCCAGCAGCGCCTGGAGCCGACAGAATCTGGATCTGCCCAAGGAAGCGGTGATCGAACAGTTGCACGGCGCCTTCGCCGAGCTGATCGGTTGCGCCGTGCCGGCCCCAAGCTTCACCCTCGCCCACCGCTGGCTCTATGCCCGCCCGGCCCAAACCCACCAATGGGGCGCGCTGGCCGACGCCGACCTGGGCCTGTACGCCTGTGGCGACTGGTGCCTGTCGGGCCGCGTCGAAGGTGCCTGGCTCAGCGGCCAGGATGCTGCACGCCGCCTGCTCGAGCACCTGCAATGAGCACGCCCGACAAGCGTCGTCTCAACCCACGCAAACTGCTGCTGTCGAAATGGACGGCCGCGCAGCCGCAGAATCGCGAGCGTCATTTCCTGGTGACCGAACTGATCCGCGACGAGCAAGACAACGTCCTCGGCGTCGAGCTTCAGGCGGTGCTCACACAACGCAGCCAGCGGCTCGACTGGCGCCAACTGCAAGATACCGAGCGCTGGCTGCAAGGTTGGCGCTGAACCCAGGGCGATGGCCTGTGATGCCCCCACGGGCAGACACCGCTTGCCCGCACAAGAAACCAACACCAAACCTATACAAATAATTTGACTTGTATAACCACACACCTATGATAGACACAAGTTGTACATGGATTGCTTCATGTACAAGGTCTAACGAGGTCAAGTTATGCAAGCGAGCAAAGCCAAACTGGGTATCAGCGCCTGCCTGCTGGGCGCCGAAGTCCGCTATAACGGCGGCCACAAGCTGTCGCGCCTGTGCAGCCGCAGCCTCACTGAACACTTCGATTTCATCCCGGTTTGCCCCGAGGTCGGCATCGGCATGTCGATCCCGAGGGAACCGATTCGTCTGGTTGGCGACCCACATGCGCCGCGTGCTGTCGGCACCGTCGACCGCGCGCGCGACGTCACCGCTGCCCTGGCCGCCTACGGCGAGCGCATGGCCAACGAGCTGCAAGGCATCAGCGGCTACATCTTTATGCAGCAGTCGCCCTCCTGCGGCCTGGAGCGGGTCAAGGTCTACCAGGAAGGCGGACGCCCGAGCGAGCCGGGCCGCGGCATCTTCGCCGCCGCCTTCTGCGCGCGGCACCCGGATCTGCCGGTGGAAGAAGACGGTCGCCTCAACGACCCGGTCCTGCGCGAGAACTTCATCACCCGCGTATACGCCCACGCCGAATGGCAACGCCTGCTGCTGCAGGGGCTGACGCGCCGTTCACTGATCGCCTTCCACTCGCGCTACAAGTACCTGCTGATGGCCACCGATCCGGTGCGCTACAAGTCGCTCGGGCGCATGCTCGGCGACCTCAGCCAGCACGACCTGGGCGAGTTGGCGCCGCGCTATTTCAGCGAACTGATGAGCGCGCTGAAGAAATGCGCCACCCGTGGCACCCACAGCAATGTGCTGCAGCACCTTAGCGGCTACCTCAAACGCACCCTGAGTGCCGACGAGAAGCAGGAGATGCAGCAACTGATCGGTCAATACCGCGAGGGTATCGTTCCGCTGGTGGTACCGCTGACGCTGCTCAAGCACCACTTCCGCCGTCACCCGGATCGCTACATCGCCGAGCAGGCGTATCTGCAGCCGCACCCCGAGCCACTCAGCCTGCGCAACGCGCTGTGATGCCATGACCAGCGAAACCATCGCCGAAGAAGAAACCGGCCACGACTACCGCCAGGCGCTCGACGAGGGCTACCTGCCGATCCGCGAGGTAGCCCGCAGCACCGGCATCAACGCCGTGACCCTGCGTGCCTGGGAACGCCGCTATGGCCTGATCGTGCCGTACCGCACACCCAAGGGGCACCGCCTCTACTCGCCGGCCAACCTCGTGCGCATCAACGCCATTCTCGCCTGGCTGGCGCGCGGCGTTGCAGTCGGTCAGGTCAAGGCGCTGCTCGACCATGAGCAGGTGCCGCAAGCCACTACTACCGATACCTGGTCACGTCAGCGCAACGAATTACTCGGCTGCATCGCCCAGCTCAACGAGCGACGCCTGGATGACCGCTTCAATTCGGCACTGGCGCTCTACCCGGCCAGCACCCTGGTGGAACAGCTGCTGTGGCCACTGCTGGGTGACTTGCGTCAGCGCTGGCAAGGCCAGTTCGGCGCACGTGCCGAGCAAGTGTTCTTCCTCTCCTGGCTGCGCAGCAAGCTGGCCACCCGTATCTACCACTGCAATCGCCAGGTTGGTGGCGCGCCGCTGCTGCTGATCAACCTCGGCGAGGCACCGATGGAGCCGGGCCTGTGGTTGTGCGCCTGGCTGGCCAGCGCCAGTGATTGCCCGGTAGAGGTCTTCGATTGGCCGCTACCGCCCAACGAACTGTTGACGGCGCTGGAGCACATCGCCCCGCGCGCCGTGCTGCTATACGCCGAAGAAGCCCTGGACGGTGCCCTGGTGCGCCGCCAGCTACCCCGGCTGGCCGAACAATGCCAAGTGCCGCTGTTGCTCGCTGGCCCCGCCGCCCACATTCACCGCGACTCGTTGACTGATCTGGAATCGGCCAGCGACCCGCTCAACGCGCACGCCTGGCTATTGCGCCGTGGCTTGCTCGGTGCCCAAGAGGTCCCCCCATGCAGCAACTGATGTGGTTTCGCAGCGACCTGCGCACCCAGGACAACACCGCCCTGAACCACGCCATGAGCAGCGGCGCGACCATCGCCCTGTATCTCGTCACGCCCGGCCAGTGGCAGCGCCATGACGACGCCGCGAGCAAGGTAGACTTCTGGCTGCGCAACCTGGCGCAGCTGAGCAAGGCCCTGGCGGCGCTCAATGTGCCGCTACTGGTACGTCACTGCCACGACTGGAGCGAGGCGCCGCTGCAGGTCGCCGAGGTCTGCCATGACCACGACATCAGCGCCGTGCACGTCAACGAGGAATACGGCATAAACGAAAGCCTGCGCGATCAGCAGGTCTGCGCCTACCTCAGCCAGCAGGCCATTGCCTGGCACAGCCACCTCGATCAACTGTTGTTCAAACCTGGCAGCGTACTGACCCGCTCCGGCGGCTACTTCCAGGTCTACAGCCAGTTCCGCAAGGTGTGCTACGAGCGCCTGCACACAGCCCTGCCAGCCTTGATCGCCCCTCCGAAGGCACAAACGCCGCTGGCCATCAGCAGTGACGTCGTCCCCGAAACCGTAGAGGGTTTCGCTACACCCAGCGACAGCCTGCGCCTGCTCTGGCCCGCCGGAGAGAACACTGCGCTGCAGCGCCTGGAGCGCTTTGCCGACGAGCAGGTGGCCTACTACAAGGATGAACGCGACTTCCCCGCCAAACCTGGCACCAGCCAGCTGTCGGCCTATCTGGCCGCCGGCGTCGTATCGCCGCGGCAATGCCTGCATGCCGCACTCGCGGCCAATCAGGGTGAGTTCGACAGTGGCAACCCAGGCATCGTTACCTGGATCAACGAACTGCTCTGGCGTGAGTTCTACAAGCACACACTGGTCGGCTATCCACGAGTATCGCGCCACCGTGCCTTCCGCCTGGAAACCGAGGCTGTGCCATGGCGCCACGCCCCCGAAGACCTGGCCGCCTGGCAAGAGGGCCGCACCGGCTTGCCGATCATCGATGCGGCCATGCGCCAACTGCTGGAAACCGGCTGGATGCACAACCGCCTGCGCATGATCGTCGCCATGTTCCTGACCAAGAACCTGCTGATCGACTGGCGCGAAGGCGAGCGTTTCTTCATGCGCCACCTGATCGACGGCGACCTGGCCGCGAACAACGGTGGCTGGCAGTGGAGCGCCTCCACGGGCACCGACGCAGCGCCCTACTTCCGCATTTTCAACCCGATCAGCCAGTCGCAGAAATTCGATCCCGATGGCCAGTTCATTCGCCAATGGGTGCCGGAACTGGCCGGGCTGAACAAGCGTGATATTCATGACCCGTCCGCACTCGGCGGCCTGTTCGCGCCCGCCGGCTACCCTCGCCCGATCGTCGATCTGGCGCGCTCACGTGAACGCGCCCTGGCCGCGTTCAAGAACCTCTCTGCGCGGGAGGTTCCGGCATGAGTGCATTTCTTCACGACTTCGCCGAGCGTTTCGCCGCGCTGAACAAGGACAACCTCAATCTGCTCGGCGAGCTGTACAGCGACGATGTGCTGTTTCGCGACCCGCTGCATGAAGTGCATGGGCTGACGGCGCTGCGCCGCTATTTCGCCGAACTCTACGCCAACGTCGAAGCGCTGCGTTTCGAGTTCCATGGTTTCGATCAGGTCGCCGACGGTGAAGGCTACCTGCGCTGGACC
The genomic region above belongs to Pseudomonas sediminis and contains:
- a CDS encoding NAD(P)/FAD-dependent oxidoreductase produces the protein MNAPIAIIGTGIAGLSAAQALHAAGQDIELFDKSRGSGGRMASKRSDAGSLDLGAQYFTARDRRFVEVVQQWQARGWVAEWQPSLYNAQDGQLSASPDEQLRWVGSPRMSAITRAMLGALPVKFSCRITEVFRGDRYWSLLDAEGNSHGPYSHVIVATPAPQASALLAAAPKLAGTAASVIMEPTWAVALGFERPLDTRVEGCFVQDSPLDWLARNRSKPGRDNHLDTWVLHASSAWSRQNLDLPKEAVIEQLHGAFAELIGCAVPAPSFTLAHRWLYARPAQTHQWGALADADLGLYACGDWCLSGRVEGAWLSGQDAARRLLEHLQ
- a CDS encoding TIGR02450 family Trp-rich protein, translated to MSTPDKRRLNPRKLLLSKWTAAQPQNRERHFLVTELIRDEQDNVLGVELQAVLTQRSQRLDWRQLQDTERWLQGWR
- the phrB gene encoding deoxyribodipyrimidine photo-lyase — encoded protein: MQQLMWFRSDLRTQDNTALNHAMSSGATIALYLVTPGQWQRHDDAASKVDFWLRNLAQLSKALAALNVPLLVRHCHDWSEAPLQVAEVCHDHDISAVHVNEEYGINESLRDQQVCAYLSQQAIAWHSHLDQLLFKPGSVLTRSGGYFQVYSQFRKVCYERLHTALPALIAPPKAQTPLAISSDVVPETVEGFATPSDSLRLLWPAGENTALQRLERFADEQVAYYKDERDFPAKPGTSQLSAYLAAGVVSPRQCLHAALAANQGEFDSGNPGIVTWINELLWREFYKHTLVGYPRVSRHRAFRLETEAVPWRHAPEDLAAWQEGRTGLPIIDAAMRQLLETGWMHNRLRMIVAMFLTKNLLIDWREGERFFMRHLIDGDLAANNGGWQWSASTGTDAAPYFRIFNPISQSQKFDPDGQFIRQWVPELAGLNKRDIHDPSALGGLFAPAGYPRPIVDLARSRERALAAFKNLSAREVPA
- a CDS encoding YbgA family protein; its protein translation is MQASKAKLGISACLLGAEVRYNGGHKLSRLCSRSLTEHFDFIPVCPEVGIGMSIPREPIRLVGDPHAPRAVGTVDRARDVTAALAAYGERMANELQGISGYIFMQQSPSCGLERVKVYQEGGRPSEPGRGIFAAAFCARHPDLPVEEDGRLNDPVLRENFITRVYAHAEWQRLLLQGLTRRSLIAFHSRYKYLLMATDPVRYKSLGRMLGDLSQHDLGELAPRYFSELMSALKKCATRGTHSNVLQHLSGYLKRTLSADEKQEMQQLIGQYREGIVPLVVPLTLLKHHFRRHPDRYIAEQAYLQPHPEPLSLRNAL
- a CDS encoding nuclear transport factor 2 family protein encodes the protein MSAFLHDFAERFAALNKDNLNLLGELYSDDVLFRDPLHEVHGLTALRRYFAELYANVEALRFEFHGFDQVADGEGYLRWTMRYRHPRLRGGEEIVVEGCSHLLWRERVYQHRDYFDAGALLYEHLPVLGSVIAWLKRRLA
- the hemH gene encoding ferrochelatase — protein: MTDHALLLVNLGSPASTEVADVRRYLNQFLMDPYVIDLPWPLRRLLVSLILIKRPAASAHAYASIWWEDGSPLVVISRRLREAMKAQWTQGPVELAMRYGEPSIESTLQRLAAQGIREVTLAPLYPQFADSTTTTVIEEVKRVVRERGLDMRLSTLPPFYDQPEYLDALIASAKPYLEQEFDHLLLSFHGLPERHLHKLDPSGHCLKGDDCCRSASPAVLANCYRAQCLRSAELFAQRMGLRPEQWSVSFQSRLGRAKWIEPYTETRLDELAAQGVKKLLVMCPAFVADCIETLEEIGDRGREQFVEAGGESLQLVPCLNDHPDWAAALKVLCERAPVMV
- a CDS encoding MerR family transcriptional regulator, yielding MTSETIAEEETGHDYRQALDEGYLPIREVARSTGINAVTLRAWERRYGLIVPYRTPKGHRLYSPANLVRINAILAWLARGVAVGQVKALLDHEQVPQATTTDTWSRQRNELLGCIAQLNERRLDDRFNSALALYPASTLVEQLLWPLLGDLRQRWQGQFGARAEQVFFLSWLRSKLATRIYHCNRQVGGAPLLLINLGEAPMEPGLWLCAWLASASDCPVEVFDWPLPPNELLTALEHIAPRAVLLYAEEALDGALVRRQLPRLAEQCQVPLLLAGPAAHIHRDSLTDLESASDPLNAHAWLLRRGLLGAQEVPPCSN
- a CDS encoding TIGR01777 family oxidoreductase, with the protein product MHILLTGGTGLIGRALCAHWSEQGHRLTVWSREPSKVARLCGADVRGIARLEELGEEPLDAVINLAGAPIADRPWSSKRKALLWSSRIGVTEQLLAWLQGRTQRPAVLLSGSAVGWYGNGGERELSEDTPPVTDDFAAQLCGAWEETAQRAEELGVRVVLVRTGLVLSPDGGMLKRLLLPFKLGVGGRIGDGRQWMPWIHIADQIGLIDFLLQHGDSRGPYNACAPLPVRNAEFSKALGQALSRPTIFPAPAFVLRAALGEMSELLLGGQRAVPTRLLEAGFSFRFTHLDVALADLLGHQ